In Thauera aromatica K172, one DNA window encodes the following:
- a CDS encoding DUF2442 domain-containing protein, giving the protein MTISDTEFERANRRGQDKRARGPVATEAHFDAQRGRVVIVLSSGLEVSFEPHLAQGLGQAAPQALSEIEISPSGLGLHFPQLDADLYLPALLEGMLGSRRWMSAEAGRAGGRQTSEAKAAAARTNGRLGGRPRKTPTA; this is encoded by the coding sequence ATGACGATTTCTGACACGGAGTTCGAACGGGCCAACCGCCGCGGACAAGACAAACGCGCGCGTGGCCCTGTGGCGACCGAGGCGCATTTTGATGCGCAGCGCGGGCGGGTCGTGATCGTGCTGAGTTCAGGGTTGGAGGTGTCGTTCGAACCTCACCTCGCTCAGGGTCTCGGCCAGGCTGCACCGCAAGCGCTGAGCGAGATCGAGATCAGCCCCTCGGGCCTCGGCCTGCACTTTCCACAACTCGATGCGGATCTGTATTTACCTGCCCTTCTCGAGGGCATGCTGGGTTCTCGCCGCTGGATGAGTGCAGAGGCGGGACGAGCCGGCGGGCGGCAGACCTCGGAAGCCAAGGCCGCTGCGGCGCGCACCAATGGACGGCTGGGAGGGCGTCCACGTAAGACTCCGACTGCGTAG
- a CDS encoding DUF4160 domain-containing protein, giving the protein MIYPNDHRPAHVHVIGGGCEAVFKLHCPDGPPELRENFGFTRKDLSAFSAALMTELHKLCDEWGHLHDDF; this is encoded by the coding sequence GTGATCTATCCGAACGATCACCGCCCCGCTCACGTCCATGTGATCGGAGGGGGCTGCGAGGCGGTGTTCAAGCTTCACTGCCCTGACGGGCCGCCTGAACTGCGTGAGAACTTCGGCTTCACCCGAAAAGATCTGAGCGCATTCAGCGCCGCGCTGATGACCGAGTTGCACAAGCTGTGTGATGAGTGGGGGCACCTTCATGACGATTTCTGA
- a CDS encoding IS1595 family transposase, whose protein sequence is MAMNRIQFQPGLSMPEFLKRYGTEAQCAAALEQARWPQGFRCPSCDGAAYSRVRGRTHALFQCQACRHQTSLIAGTVMQGTKLALTVWFLAIYLISQAKTGLSALALKRHLGVSYPTAWLIHHKLMQAMAEREQRYVLEGQVQIDDAYLGGERSGGKVGRGSENKVPFVAAVSLSDDGHPLRAKLTPVPGFSLQAIGQWATTHLAPGSTVFSDGLACFGAVTAAGCTHQPTVVAGRKPKDLPEFQWINTVLGNLKTSLNGSYHAFDFRKYAARYLAAFAYRFNRRFDLRALHTRLLVAAANCGPLPQRAIRTAEVHC, encoded by the coding sequence ATGGCAATGAACCGAATCCAGTTTCAACCCGGCCTGTCGATGCCCGAGTTTCTCAAGCGCTACGGGACCGAAGCGCAGTGCGCGGCGGCGTTGGAGCAGGCGCGCTGGCCGCAGGGGTTTCGGTGCCCGAGTTGCGATGGGGCCGCCTACAGCCGGGTGCGCGGGCGAACCCACGCGCTGTTCCAGTGCCAGGCCTGTCGGCATCAGACCTCGCTGATCGCGGGCACCGTGATGCAGGGCACGAAATTGGCCCTGACCGTGTGGTTCCTCGCGATCTACCTCATCAGCCAAGCCAAGACCGGTCTGTCGGCGCTCGCCCTCAAGCGGCACCTGGGGGTGAGCTACCCGACCGCCTGGCTGATCCACCACAAGCTGATGCAGGCGATGGCCGAACGCGAGCAGCGCTATGTCCTCGAAGGCCAGGTCCAGATCGATGATGCCTACCTCGGCGGTGAGCGCAGCGGAGGCAAGGTCGGTCGCGGCTCGGAAAACAAGGTCCCTTTCGTCGCCGCCGTCTCCCTCAGTGATGACGGCCACCCCTTGCGCGCCAAACTCACGCCCGTACCGGGCTTCAGCCTCCAGGCGATCGGGCAGTGGGCGACGACGCATCTGGCCCCCGGCAGCACTGTGTTCTCCGATGGGCTGGCGTGTTTCGGTGCGGTCACGGCGGCTGGATGCACGCATCAGCCGACCGTCGTCGCTGGACGCAAACCGAAGGACTTGCCCGAATTCCAGTGGATCAACACCGTGCTGGGCAACCTCAAGACCAGTCTGAACGGGAGCTACCATGCATTCGACTTCCGAAAGTATGCGGCGCGTTACCTCGCCGCTTTCGCCTACCGCTTCAACCGCCGATTCGATCTCCGGGCACTGCATACGCGCCTGCTCGTCGCCGCAGCCAACTGCGGGCCGCTCCCGCAGCGCGCGATTCGGACCGCTGAGGTTCATTGCTAA
- a CDS encoding type II toxin-antitoxin system VapC family toxin, with protein sequence MFYLDTSALLPYYRQEQVSEAVQALLLAQTEPVLISHLTEVEVASALARWVRMGELQDADANRIESAFFEDIRQGRFVRCAVEFTHYQRAIHWIGTRKTSLRTLDALHLACAEYHQVCLVTQDEALLNAAMFFGLDAKRVVG encoded by the coding sequence ATGTTCTACTTAGACACCAGCGCCCTGTTGCCGTATTACCGGCAGGAGCAAGTCAGCGAAGCCGTTCAGGCGTTGCTGCTAGCCCAGACAGAACCTGTCCTGATCAGCCATCTGACTGAGGTAGAGGTTGCCAGCGCACTGGCCAGATGGGTGCGCATGGGAGAGTTGCAGGACGCTGACGCCAACAGGATTGAAAGCGCTTTTTTTGAGGACATTCGGCAGGGGCGCTTTGTACGTTGTGCGGTCGAGTTTACCCACTATCAGCGCGCGATCCACTGGATTGGCACTCGCAAGACAAGCCTCAGGACCTTGGATGCACTCCATCTTGCATGCGCGGAATACCACCAGGTATGTCTGGTCACGCAGGATGAAGCCTTATTGAACGCGGCTATGTTCTTTGGGCTGGACGCCAAGCGAGTAGTTGGCTGA
- a CDS encoding type II toxin-antitoxin system Phd/YefM family antitoxin produces the protein MRSSRRRPVHARVCFAVAGSHVHVYSLCVHTPSWELCMQAINVRETREKLSHLLDAVAAGEEITILRHGKPAARLTAPQPDRVQFLDRTGLRRSVPASKESAAEAVRNLRDNERY, from the coding sequence ATGCGGAGCTCTCGGAGACGACCCGTCCACGCGCGGGTCTGTTTTGCCGTTGCGGGCTCACATGTTCACGTGTACTCTTTGTGCGTACACACACCAAGTTGGGAGCTTTGCATGCAAGCGATTAACGTAAGGGAAACCCGTGAAAAGCTCTCCCACCTTCTCGATGCAGTGGCAGCGGGTGAGGAGATTACGATCCTTCGTCACGGAAAGCCTGCAGCTCGATTGACGGCCCCGCAACCAGATCGAGTACAGTTCCTTGACCGCACAGGGCTCAGGCGCTCCGTGCCTGCATCCAAGGAGAGTGCTGCCGAAGCGGTACGCAACCTTCGCGACAATGAGCGCTACTGA
- a CDS encoding type II toxin-antitoxin system CcdA family antitoxin has translation MLASYDHNAPKRPTNLSINSDLLRKAKELDINLSAALEQALAEVVRKRQREQWLAANQEAIDAYNQQVQDHGVFSDGLRSF, from the coding sequence ATGCTCGCCAGCTACGACCACAACGCCCCCAAGAGGCCCACGAATCTGAGCATCAACAGTGATTTGTTGAGAAAGGCCAAGGAACTCGATATCAACCTGTCGGCAGCACTGGAGCAGGCCCTTGCTGAAGTCGTCAGAAAACGCCAGCGGGAGCAATGGCTTGCAGCGAATCAGGAAGCCATCGACGCTTACAACCAGCAGGTGCAGGACCATGGCGTTTTCAGTGATGGCCTGAGGAGCTTTTGA
- a CDS encoding CcdB family protein produces MGQFSVYKNRSAEGKARYPLLLDVQSQLLDSLQTRLVVPLVPASQYKGKAMTTLTPSFEIDQESYVMLTPQMAGIARTEMGVEVADLSRHRQSIISAIDFLITGI; encoded by the coding sequence ATGGGCCAGTTCTCGGTTTATAAAAACAGGAGTGCGGAGGGCAAGGCAAGGTACCCCCTCCTTCTCGACGTTCAGTCCCAGCTTCTCGATTCTCTGCAAACTCGCTTGGTCGTTCCGCTCGTTCCTGCGAGTCAATACAAAGGCAAGGCGATGACAACGCTTACGCCGAGCTTCGAAATCGATCAGGAATCCTACGTGATGCTCACGCCCCAAATGGCTGGCATTGCACGCACGGAGATGGGCGTGGAAGTGGCCGATCTCTCCCGTCATCGTCAAAGCATCATTTCCGCGATCGACTTCCTGATCACGGGGATTTGA
- a CDS encoding OsmC domain/YcaO domain-containing protein — MEIKVNFLDKLRLEAKFDDFTVVADQPIRYKGDGSAPGPFDYFLASSALCAAYFVKLYCETRNIPTDNIRLSQNNIVDPENRYKQIFKIQVELPEDLSAADRQGILRSVERCTVKRVVQTGPEFVIEEVDNLDADAQALLALNPDSEASTYITGKDLPLEQTIANMSGVLADLGIKIEIASWRNLVPNVWSLHIRDAHSPMCFTNGKGASKESALASALGEYIERLNCNHFYNDQFWGEDIADAAFVHYPNERWFKPGPDDALPAEILDEYCLPIYNPEGELRGSHLYDTNSGNVQRGICALPYVRQSDGAVVYFPTNLIDNLFLSNGMSAGNTLAEAQVQCLSEIFERAVKREIIEGEMALPDVPPEVLAKYPGIVAGIEELERQGFPVLVKDASLGGAYPVMCVTLMNPRTGGVFASFGAHPSLEVALERSLTELLQGRSFEGLNDLPAPTFESNAVTEPNNFVEHFIDSSGVVSWRFFSAKADFDFVEWDFSGHGEDSNIEEAATLFGILEDLGKEVYVAVHDQLGATACRILVPGYSEIYPVDDLIWDNTNKALSFRADILNLHRLDDAGLEALLERLEHSELDDYTDIITLIGIEFDENTVWGQLTILELKLLIHLALQQFEAAKERVEAFLQYNENTLERVLFYQALNAVLEVVLDDELELDDYEANFRRMFGNPRMDAAIGSVNGSVRFFGLTPTSMKLEGLDRHQRLIDSYRKLHTARAKGADSSGRGAGRGGGGHKAERVTSARN, encoded by the coding sequence ATGGAAATCAAGGTTAATTTTCTCGACAAGCTTCGTCTTGAAGCCAAGTTCGATGACTTCACGGTGGTGGCCGACCAGCCTATCCGCTATAAGGGCGACGGCTCGGCGCCGGGTCCGTTCGACTACTTTCTGGCTTCGTCGGCACTGTGCGCGGCTTACTTCGTCAAGCTCTACTGCGAAACGCGCAATATTCCCACCGATAACATCCGCCTGTCGCAGAACAACATCGTCGATCCGGAGAACCGCTACAAGCAGATCTTCAAGATCCAGGTCGAGCTGCCGGAGGATCTCTCCGCCGCCGACCGTCAGGGCATCCTGCGCTCGGTCGAGCGCTGCACGGTAAAAAGGGTGGTGCAGACCGGGCCGGAGTTCGTGATCGAAGAGGTGGACAATCTGGATGCCGATGCCCAGGCCCTGCTGGCGCTCAATCCGGATTCCGAAGCAAGCACCTACATTACGGGCAAGGACCTGCCGCTGGAGCAGACCATCGCCAACATGTCGGGGGTTCTGGCGGACCTGGGCATCAAGATCGAGATCGCTTCGTGGCGCAATCTCGTGCCCAACGTGTGGTCGCTGCATATTCGCGATGCGCACTCGCCGATGTGCTTTACCAACGGCAAGGGCGCGAGCAAGGAAAGCGCGCTGGCGTCGGCCCTGGGCGAATATATCGAGCGGCTGAACTGCAATCACTTTTACAACGACCAGTTCTGGGGCGAGGACATCGCCGACGCGGCGTTCGTGCACTACCCGAATGAGCGCTGGTTCAAGCCCGGGCCCGACGATGCGCTGCCGGCGGAGATTCTCGACGAGTACTGCCTGCCGATCTACAACCCCGAGGGCGAGTTGCGCGGCTCGCATCTGTACGACACCAACTCCGGCAATGTGCAGCGCGGCATCTGTGCGCTGCCCTATGTGCGTCAGTCGGATGGTGCGGTGGTGTATTTCCCCACCAACCTGATCGACAACCTGTTCCTCAGCAATGGCATGAGTGCCGGCAACACCCTGGCCGAAGCGCAGGTGCAATGCCTGTCGGAAATCTTCGAGCGCGCGGTCAAGCGCGAGATCATCGAAGGCGAGATGGCGCTGCCCGACGTGCCGCCGGAGGTGCTGGCGAAGTATCCCGGCATCGTCGCCGGCATTGAAGAACTGGAGCGCCAGGGCTTTCCGGTGCTGGTCAAGGATGCGTCGCTGGGCGGGGCGTATCCGGTGATGTGCGTCACCTTGATGAACCCGCGTACCGGCGGGGTGTTTGCCTCGTTCGGCGCGCACCCCAGCCTGGAGGTGGCGCTGGAACGCAGCCTGACCGAGCTGCTGCAGGGGCGCAGCTTCGAGGGCCTCAACGACCTGCCCGCGCCCACCTTCGAGAGCAACGCGGTGACCGAGCCGAACAACTTCGTCGAGCACTTCATCGACTCCAGCGGCGTGGTGTCGTGGCGTTTCTTCAGTGCCAAAGCCGATTTCGATTTCGTCGAGTGGGACTTTTCCGGCCACGGCGAAGATTCCAACATCGAGGAAGCCGCAACCCTGTTCGGCATCCTCGAAGACCTGGGCAAGGAAGTGTACGTGGCGGTGCATGACCAACTCGGCGCAACGGCCTGCCGTATCCTGGTGCCGGGGTATTCGGAGATTTATCCGGTAGATGATTTGATCTGGGACAACACCAACAAGGCCCTGTCGTTCCGCGCCGATATCCTCAATCTGCATCGCCTGGACGATGCCGGCCTGGAAGCACTGCTTGAACGTCTGGAGCACAGCGAGCTCGACGATTACACCGACATCATTACCCTGATCGGCATCGAGTTCGACGAGAACACGGTCTGGGGCCAGCTGACGATTCTGGAACTGAAGCTGCTGATCCATCTCGCCCTGCAGCAGTTCGAAGCGGCGAAGGAGCGGGTCGAAGCCTTCCTGCAATACAACGAGAACACGCTCGAGCGCGTGTTGTTCTATCAGGCCCTGAATGCGGTGCTGGAGGTGGTGCTGGACGACGAGCTGGAACTGGACGACTACGAGGCCAACTTCCGCCGGATGTTCGGCAACCCGCGGATGGACGCGGCGATCGGGTCGGTAAACGGCAGCGTGCGCTTCTTCGGCCTGACCCCAACGAGCATGAAACTGGAAGGGCTCGACCGGCACCAGCGCCTGATCGACAGCTACCGGAAACTGCACACGGCGCGGGCCAAGGGGGCGGATTCATCCGGTCGGGGTGCGGGGCGGGGTGGGGGCGGCCACAAGGCTGAGCGGGTGACTTCCGCAAGAAACTGA
- a CDS encoding type II toxin-antitoxin system PemK/MazF family toxin produces MVSTRGKAPWVPDRGEIIWIDCNPQAGRELRDRHPFLVLSPRAFNDRTSLVIGMPMTTAEYNADNPFAIAAGVAGGRRAGKTSYVLCHQPKSFDWRMRDAAPHPMKRLPDAQFREACALLNQIVQLA; encoded by the coding sequence ATGGTGAGCACGCGCGGCAAGGCGCCGTGGGTGCCGGACCGCGGGGAGATCATCTGGATCGACTGCAACCCGCAGGCCGGCCGCGAGCTGCGCGACCGCCATCCCTTTCTGGTGCTGTCGCCCCGCGCCTTCAATGACCGCACATCGCTGGTCATCGGCATGCCGATGACGACCGCGGAGTACAACGCCGACAATCCGTTCGCAATTGCGGCAGGGGTGGCAGGAGGGCGCCGCGCCGGCAAGACCAGCTACGTGCTGTGCCACCAGCCGAAGTCCTTCGACTGGCGGATGCGGGATGCGGCGCCGCACCCGATGAAGCGACTGCCGGATGCGCAGTTCCGCGAGGCCTGTGCGCTGCTGAACCAGATCGTTCAGCTCGCGTAA
- a CDS encoding AbrB/MazE/SpoVT family DNA-binding domain-containing protein, whose product MTEAILAIKHWGNSLGVRLPAAVAREAHLDADQQVRITVEEGRVVITPIVQESLSLEQRLAGFDPARHGGEAMASPSVGAERW is encoded by the coding sequence ATGACCGAAGCCATTCTTGCCATCAAGCACTGGGGCAACAGCCTCGGCGTACGCCTGCCTGCCGCAGTAGCGCGAGAGGCTCATCTCGATGCCGATCAGCAGGTGCGGATCACCGTCGAAGAGGGCCGCGTGGTGATCACACCCATCGTGCAGGAGAGCCTGAGTCTCGAACAGCGCCTTGCAGGCTTTGACCCGGCACGGCACGGCGGCGAGGCGATGGCCAGCCCGAGCGTCGGGGCCGAGCGATGGTGA
- a CDS encoding type II toxin-antitoxin system VapC family toxin: MYLLDTNVVSELRKPKPHGAVVAWLQSVDDAALFLSAVTLGEIQAGVELTREQDAAKAAEIEAWLELVAGAYNVLPMDGAAFRNWAKLMHRKSDTLYEDAMIAATARTNGLTVVTRNVADFSALGVEVFNPFG, translated from the coding sequence ATGTACCTGCTCGACACCAATGTCGTGTCCGAACTGCGCAAACCCAAACCTCACGGTGCGGTGGTGGCATGGCTGCAATCGGTGGATGATGCCGCGCTGTTCCTGTCGGCGGTCACGCTCGGCGAGATCCAGGCGGGGGTGGAACTCACGCGCGAGCAAGACGCCGCCAAGGCGGCAGAGATCGAGGCCTGGCTTGAACTCGTTGCCGGGGCTTACAACGTGCTGCCGATGGATGGAGCGGCTTTCCGCAACTGGGCGAAGCTCATGCATCGCAAGTCCGACACGCTCTACGAGGATGCGATGATTGCGGCGACGGCGAGAACGAACGGCTTGACCGTGGTGACGCGCAACGTGGCCGACTTCAGCGCGCTGGGGGTGGAGGTGTTCAATCCGTTTGGGTAG
- a CDS encoding type II toxin-antitoxin system Phd/YefM family antitoxin, whose product MKTSQQTSLLGAIMHTWPVQDAKARFSEFLDACLSEGAQMVTRRGAEAAVLVPVDEWRRLQAAARPSLKQLLLSEQARTDALVPPRGRAKRRPVEPLR is encoded by the coding sequence ATGAAGACTAGCCAGCAAACTAGTTTGCTTGGGGCGATCATGCACACATGGCCTGTACAAGATGCGAAGGCGCGGTTCAGCGAGTTCCTGGATGCCTGCCTGTCCGAAGGAGCACAAATGGTGACCCGGCGCGGAGCGGAGGCGGCGGTTCTGGTGCCGGTCGATGAGTGGCGGCGCCTGCAGGCGGCGGCGCGGCCTTCATTGAAGCAGTTGCTGCTGTCCGAACAGGCACGCACCGACGCGCTGGTGCCGCCTCGCGGGCGGGCGAAGCGGCGCCCGGTCGAACCCTTGCGGTGA
- the avs3b gene encoding AVAST type 3 anti-phage proein Avs3b, whose product MESLDRSRAVIDLGKRLVAELKLGDDLTAQWMAHFIAERMDAAERASPEGRASAQDACAQVVFKLWEHRNSLPSRIRPFRELEPLLQTLASLDVDSGPRFRYWPQQPSDQDIEGTEIQGRDLLETAVNLDYSARVLIQFLLSAAAELATDKAIPWLEAAIDAGANAVVELRVVEFVTAGAKLRGTDEVAREVLLDKIEKLEAFSQLATAVATDFRSKLELATEDEDRHSPKS is encoded by the coding sequence ATGGAATCACTCGATCGCTCAAGAGCCGTGATTGACCTCGGGAAGCGGCTTGTTGCCGAGCTCAAACTTGGAGACGACTTAACTGCGCAGTGGATGGCGCACTTCATCGCTGAGCGCATGGACGCAGCCGAACGAGCCTCGCCGGAGGGGCGAGCTTCGGCGCAGGATGCTTGCGCGCAGGTTGTCTTTAAGCTGTGGGAGCACCGCAATAGCCTGCCCTCCCGCATTCGGCCGTTCAGGGAGTTGGAGCCCTTACTCCAGACTCTTGCCTCGCTCGACGTAGACAGCGGTCCTCGATTTCGATACTGGCCCCAGCAGCCAAGCGACCAAGATATCGAAGGTACTGAAATACAGGGGAGAGATCTCCTCGAGACCGCCGTTAATTTGGACTACTCTGCGCGGGTGCTCATCCAATTCCTCCTCAGTGCCGCAGCCGAGCTGGCGACCGACAAAGCCATTCCATGGCTTGAGGCCGCGATTGATGCCGGGGCAAACGCGGTGGTGGAGCTGCGAGTCGTGGAGTTTGTTACAGCCGGTGCAAAGTTGCGCGGTACCGACGAAGTCGCACGCGAAGTCTTGCTGGACAAGATTGAGAAGCTGGAGGCGTTTTCTCAACTGGCCACCGCTGTCGCCACGGACTTCAGGAGTAAGCTTGAGTTGGCCACCGAGGATGAAGACCGCCACAGCCCAAAGTCATAG
- the tnpC gene encoding IS66 family transposase: protein MDSAAQLTAFDLPPELVQQVQRWVAQAADVTRLEAELKLSKIKIEALVHEIAVLKRLRFGASSEARAADMKDLFDETLAADLAACEARLEALRETPPEAPPASPRRPRAGRPALPAHLERIEHRHEPESCTCGQCGQDLVKIGEDVSEQLDIIPAKFFVHRHIRPQYACRRCETVSAAPVPAAIIDGGMAAPRLLAWVTVSKFVDHLPLYRIEQIAARSEVPLPRSTQAEWVGRIGVALAPLCDRLIERLREGNVLHADETPVEQLDPGRGKTKRAYLWAYRSNTLDADPPIVIFDYQPGRGGQYPQAFLKGWKGMLMVDDYGGYKALFGGDIGELACLAHARRKYFELHQANKSPVAAEALARIGELYALEEQARDVSVKVRAELRLQYAQPRLEAMYLWLVQTRKTVADGAALARAIDYSLKRWPALARYASRGDWPIDNNPIENAIRPIALGKKNWMFAGSEAAGKRAAVVQSLLATARANGFEPLTWLADTLEKLPTWPNSRIDELLPIRKQAAAQA from the coding sequence ATGGATTCCGCTGCGCAACTGACTGCTTTCGACCTGCCGCCCGAGCTCGTGCAGCAGGTTCAGAGGTGGGTCGCGCAGGCGGCTGATGTGACCCGCCTCGAAGCCGAACTCAAGCTGAGCAAGATCAAGATCGAAGCGCTGGTCCATGAGATCGCCGTGCTCAAGCGCCTGCGTTTCGGCGCCAGCAGTGAGGCCCGGGCGGCGGATATGAAGGATCTGTTCGACGAGACGCTCGCGGCCGATCTGGCCGCCTGCGAAGCCCGCCTCGAAGCGCTGCGCGAGACTCCGCCCGAGGCGCCGCCGGCGAGCCCGAGGCGCCCGCGTGCCGGACGGCCTGCGCTGCCGGCACACCTCGAGCGCATCGAACATCGCCACGAACCTGAATCGTGCACCTGTGGTCAGTGCGGGCAGGATCTGGTCAAGATCGGCGAGGACGTCTCCGAGCAGCTCGACATCATCCCGGCCAAATTCTTCGTCCATCGCCACATCCGCCCGCAGTACGCGTGCCGGCGCTGCGAGACGGTGTCGGCCGCGCCCGTGCCGGCGGCGATCATCGACGGCGGGATGGCTGCGCCGCGGCTGCTGGCGTGGGTGACGGTGAGCAAGTTCGTCGATCATTTGCCCCTGTACCGGATCGAGCAGATCGCCGCGCGCAGCGAGGTGCCGCTACCGCGCTCGACGCAGGCCGAGTGGGTCGGGCGGATCGGGGTGGCGCTCGCGCCGCTGTGCGATCGCCTGATCGAGCGCCTGCGCGAAGGCAACGTGTTGCATGCCGACGAAACCCCGGTCGAACAACTTGATCCGGGGCGCGGCAAGACCAAGCGGGCGTATCTGTGGGCCTACCGCAGCAACACACTCGATGCCGACCCGCCCATCGTCATCTTCGATTACCAGCCCGGTCGCGGCGGGCAATACCCCCAGGCCTTCCTGAAAGGCTGGAAGGGCATGCTCATGGTCGATGACTACGGGGGCTATAAGGCCCTGTTCGGTGGCGACATCGGAGAGCTTGCCTGTCTGGCGCACGCACGACGCAAGTACTTCGAGCTTCACCAGGCGAACAAGAGCCCGGTCGCGGCCGAGGCACTCGCGCGCATCGGCGAGTTGTACGCGCTCGAAGAGCAGGCCCGCGACGTTTCGGTCAAGGTGCGCGCCGAACTGCGACTGCAGTACGCGCAGCCGCGCCTGGAGGCGATGTACCTGTGGCTGGTGCAGACCCGCAAGACCGTGGCCGACGGTGCGGCGCTCGCCCGCGCCATCGACTACAGCTTGAAGCGCTGGCCGGCGCTCGCGCGCTATGCGAGTCGCGGCGATTGGCCGATCGACAATAACCCGATCGAGAACGCCATCCGGCCGATCGCCCTGGGCAAGAAGAATTGGATGTTTGCGGGCTCCGAAGCCGCCGGCAAGCGTGCCGCCGTGGTTCAATCCCTGCTCGCCACGGCGCGCGCCAATGGCTTCGAACCGCTGACCTGGCTTGCCGATACGCTCGAGAAGCTACCGACCTGGCCCAATAGCCGCATCGACGAACTGCTGCCGATCAGAAAGCAAGCGGCTGCGCAAGCGTAA
- the tnpB gene encoding IS66 family insertion sequence element accessory protein TnpB (TnpB, as the term is used for proteins encoded by IS66 family insertion elements, is considered an accessory protein, since TnpC, encoded by a neighboring gene, is a DDE family transposase.): protein MISPDQIWLAVEPIDMRLGIDGLSARLQNSLGRAPCDGSAYAFINRARTRLKVLVWDGTGVWLSQRRLHRGSFSWPRADNAVFALSAEQWQWLVAGVEWQRLSAAAPAHWQV, encoded by the coding sequence ATGATCTCGCCCGATCAGATCTGGCTGGCGGTCGAGCCGATCGACATGCGTCTGGGCATCGACGGCCTGTCGGCACGGTTGCAGAACAGCCTGGGGCGCGCCCCGTGCGACGGCAGTGCCTACGCCTTCATCAACCGGGCGCGCACGCGCCTGAAGGTGCTGGTGTGGGACGGCACCGGGGTGTGGTTGAGTCAGCGTCGCCTGCATCGGGGCAGCTTCAGCTGGCCCCGTGCCGACAACGCGGTGTTTGCGCTGTCGGCCGAGCAATGGCAGTGGCTCGTGGCGGGGGTCGAGTGGCAGCGCCTGAGCGCCGCGGCACCGGCCCACTGGCAGGTGTGA
- the tnpA gene encoding IS66 family insertion sequence element accessory protein TnpA, with protein MSHHSERAARWRAHVEQWRRSGQTQAAYSAEHGLNKKSLGYWVRQGRAVAARKSDAFLTLVAARPVGVTSPLQAAGVLSLRSPSGWCLEFATLPSASWLSEVLAHQAP; from the coding sequence ATGAGCCATCATTCCGAGCGCGCTGCGCGCTGGCGTGCGCATGTGGAGCAGTGGCGGCGCAGCGGTCAGACGCAGGCGGCGTATAGCGCCGAGCATGGGTTGAACAAGAAGTCGCTGGGGTACTGGGTGCGCCAGGGACGGGCGGTGGCCGCGCGCAAATCGGACGCGTTCCTGACCTTGGTGGCGGCCCGCCCTGTCGGCGTCACCTCGCCGCTGCAGGCGGCGGGGGTCCTGTCGCTGCGTAGCCCGTCTGGCTGGTGCCTGGAGTTCGCTACGCTGCCGTCGGCGTCGTGGCTGTCCGAAGTGCTCGCGCACCAGGCGCCGTGA